From Alphaproteobacteria bacterium, a single genomic window includes:
- a CDS encoding reductase: protein MAALRPGPRTPPLRPCRARVQTGSQATTREEPPMEPVRYIDRTRDDYLRQGYETPYQWAHHTTAPFTPLTKPLSQCRVGLIGTSEVAVHFDPETEANPIVEEDFRGVYTIPADTPTEKLYSRTQSFDMNATHLDDVNAFYPVDRLREAVADGRIGSMPDRVYGCYNNYSQRKVLEQEAPKALQQCREDGIDALIMVPVUPVCHQTVSLISRYIEDHGIPTVVMGAAKDIIEYCGVARFLFVDYPLGNPCGEPGNAGQQRDIFQMALDLLERAPGPMTTRQAPYQWARGDEWKRLVFTAEQPWQNEEIKAKWLARKDEYRRLRAEGKV from the coding sequence ATGGCTGCGCTAAGACCCGGCCCCCGAACCCCGCCCTTGCGCCCGTGCCGCGCCCGGGTCCAGACTGGTTCGCAAGCAACAACCAGAGAGGAGCCCCCGATGGAACCCGTCCGTTATATCGACCGGACGCGGGACGACTATCTGCGGCAGGGGTATGAGACGCCCTACCAGTGGGCGCATCACACGACCGCCCCCTTCACGCCGTTGACCAAGCCGCTCTCGCAATGCCGCGTCGGCCTGATCGGCACCAGCGAGGTCGCCGTTCATTTCGATCCCGAGACCGAAGCCAACCCCATCGTCGAAGAGGATTTCCGCGGCGTCTACACCATCCCGGCCGACACCCCGACCGAGAAGCTCTACAGCCGCACCCAGTCCTTCGACATGAACGCCACGCATCTGGACGACGTGAACGCGTTCTACCCCGTCGACCGCCTGCGCGAGGCGGTGGCGGACGGGCGCATCGGCTCCATGCCGGACCGGGTCTATGGCTGCTACAACAATTACAGCCAGCGCAAGGTGCTGGAGCAGGAGGCCCCGAAGGCGCTGCAACAGTGCCGGGAAGACGGCATCGACGCCCTGATCATGGTCCCCGTTTGACCCGTCTGCCATCAGACCGTGAGTCTGATCAGCCGGTATATCGAGGACCACGGCATCCCGACCGTCGTCATGGGGGCCGCCAAGGACATTATCGAATATTGCGGCGTCGCCCGCTTCCTGTTCGTGGATTATCCGCTGGGCAATCCCTGCGGCGAGCCGGGCAATGCCGGCCAGCAACGCGACATTTTTCAGATGGCGCTCGACCTGCTGGAGCGCGCGCCGGGGCCGATGACCACCCGCCAGGCGCCCTACCAGTGGGCCAGGGGCGACGAGTGGAAACGCCTTG